The nucleotide sequence ATTACTTAAAAGATACAGATGCTTCACcctcctcatttgtaaagtaagGATGGTAATAGCATCTGTCTTAATTGTTGTGAGACTTAAGTGAGTTAATGTATGTAAAGCATATAGAACAATGACATATTAGGTGTCATAATTGTTAGctattattaatatcatttttggaaatatttataaaggaaattataTCATGTTATTTATTAATATTGGCTATACTTGGATTTAAAAGTTAATAGctttatgcttttgttttaggTGTATTAACTATTacctttttctcattattttgtttacatttttgaagGTTTCCCAATGAGTGGATCATGATGACCGTATTGTAGGGACTTGCCATAGTATGGCTGCTTCCCGATCTACTCGTGTTACAAGATCAACAGTGGGGTTAAACGGCTTGGATGAATCTTTTTGTGGTAGAACTTTAAGGAATCGTAGCATTGCTCACCCTGAAGAAATCTCTTCTCATTCTCAAGTACGATCAAGATCACCAAAGAAGAGACCAGAGCCAGTGCAGattcagaaaggaaataataatggaAGAACTACTGATTTAAAACAGCAAAGTACTCGAGAATCATGGGTAAGCCCTAGGAAAAGAggactttcttcttcagaaaaagatAACATAGAAAGGCAGGCTGTAGAAAATTGTGAGAGAAGGCAAACAGAACCTGTTTCAccagttttaaaaagaattaagcGTTGTCTTAGATCTGAAGCACCAAACAGTTCAGAAGAAGATTCACCTATAAAATCAGACAAGGAGTCAGTAGAACAGAGGAATACAGTAGTGGACAATGATGCAGATTTTCAAGGGACTAAACGAGCTTGTCGATGTCTTATACTGGATGATTGtgagaaaagggaaattaaaaaggtGAATGTCAGTGAGGAAGGGCCACTTAATTCTGCAGTAGTTGAAGAAATCACAGGCTATTTGGCTGTCAATGGTGTTGATGACAGTGATTCAGCTGTTATAAACTGTGATGACTGTCAGCCTGATGGGAACACTAAACAAAATAGCACTGGTTCATATGTGTTGCAGGAAAAGTCAGTAGCTGAAAATGGGGATTCGGATACCCACACTTCAATGTTCCTTGATAGTAGGAAGGAGGACAGTTATATAGACCATAACGTGCCTTGCACAAATTCAGAAGTGCAGGTCAAGTTGGAGGACCACAAAATAGTaactgcctgcctgcctgtggaACATGTTAATCAGCTGACTACTGAGCCAGCTACAGGCCCCTTTTCTGAAATTCAGTCATCCTTAAGGGATTCTGAGGAGGAAGTAGATGTGGTGGGAGATAGCAGTGCCTCAAAAGAGCAGTGTAATGAAAACACCAGTAACGCCCTGGACACAAGTCTTGAGAATATGCCAGTCTCTGGAGAACCAGAATCATCTTCCGTTCTAGACTGTGTTTCAGCTCAAATGATGTCTTTATCAGAACCTCAAGAACATCGATATACTCTGAGAACTTCACCACGAAGGGCGGCCCCTACCAGAGGTAGTCCCACTAAAAACAGTTCTCCTTGCAGAGAAAATGGACAATTTGAGGAGAATAATCTTAGTCCCAATGAAACAAACGCAACTGTTAGTGATAACATAAGTGAATCTCCCACAAATCCTGATGAAATTTCtcagaatgaaagaggaatatTTTGTGACTCTGAAAATTATGGGAGTGGAGGACTAAGTAAGCCACCCTCAGAGGCAAGACTTAATATTGGACATTTGCCATCTGCCAAAGAGAGTGCCAATCCGCACAAtacagaagaagaagatgatgatccTGATGTTTATTACTTTGAATCAGATCATGTGGCACTGAAACACAACAAAGAGTATGTGTAAATATGGTAACCATGAATTCTGCTTTGTTTATTATTCCCCACGTTTTCAGTATCTGTTCATAAATGTctattcatagcatttttattaGAGTTAAGATTAATGTTTTCGCTGAAATTTTAGGTTTAACATAATGATTATCTCAACTCttaaaaaaactccaaaaaaaggaaagactttaAAACTCAGCTTTATTACTCTTCTCAATGGGAATATGGTTTTCTAGTTTTGATATTTCACACATCTCAGAAAAGACATGTGGAAACATGTTTGATAGTGTTTTTATTAATAAGTTTAA is from Meles meles chromosome 1, mMelMel3.1 paternal haplotype, whole genome shotgun sequence and encodes:
- the ZZZ3 gene encoding ZZ-type zinc finger-containing protein 3 isoform X2, with translation MAASRSTRVTRSTVGLNGLDESFCGRTLRNRSIAHPEEISSHSQVRSRSPKKRPEPVQIQKGNNNGRTTDLKQQSTRESWVSPRKRGLSSSEKDNIERQAVENCERRQTEPVSPVLKRIKRCLRSEAPNSSEEDSPIKSDKESVEQRNTVVDNDADFQGTKRACRCLILDDCEKREIKKVNVSEEGPLNSAVVEEITGYLAVNGVDDSDSAVINCDDCQPDGNTKQNSTGSYVLQEKSVAENGDSDTHTSMFLDSRKEDSYIDHNVPCTNSEVQVKLEDHKIVTACLPVEHVNQLTTEPATGPFSEIQSSLRDSEEEVDVVGDSSASKEQCNENTSNALDTSLENMPVSGEPESSSVLDCVSAQMMSLSEPQEHRYTLRTSPRRAAPTRGSPTKNSSPCRENGQFEENNLSPNETNATVSDNISESPTNPDEISQNERGIFCDSENYGSGGLSKPPSEARLNIGHLPSAKESANPHNTEEEDDDPDVYYFESDHVALKHNKDYQRLLQTIAVLEAQRSQAVQDLESLGRHQKEALKNPIGFVEKLQKKADIGLPYPQRVVQLPEIVWDQYTNSLGNFEREFKNRKRHTRRVKLVFDKGLPARPKSPLDPKKDGESLSYSMLPLSDGPEGSNSRPQMIRGRLCDDTKPETFNQLWTVEEQKKLEQLLLKYPPEEVESRRWQKIADELGNRTAKQVASRVQKYFIKLTKAGIPVPGRTPNLYIYSKKSSTSRRQHPLNKHLFKPSTFMTSHEPPVYMDEDDDRSCFHSHMNTAVEEASDEESIPIVYRNLPEYKELLQFKKLKKQKLQQMQAESGFVQHVGFKCDNCGIEPIQGVRWHCQDCPPEMSLDFCDSCSDCLHETDIHKEDHQLEPVYRSETFLDRDYCVSQGTSYNYLDPNYFPANR
- the ZZZ3 gene encoding ZZ-type zinc finger-containing protein 3 isoform X1, with protein sequence MAASRSTRVTRSTVGLNGLDESFCGRTLRNRSIAHPEEISSHSQVRSRSPKKRPEPVQIQKGNNNGRTTDLKQQSTRESWVSPRKRGLSSSEKDNIERQAVENCERRQTEPVSPVLKRIKRCLRSEAPNSSEEDSPIKSDKESVEQRNTVVDNDADFQGTKRACRCLILDDCEKREIKKVNVSEEGPLNSAVVEEITGYLAVNGVDDSDSAVINCDDCQPDGNTKQNSTGSYVLQEKSVAENGDSDTHTSMFLDSRKEDSYIDHNVPCTNSEVQVKLEDHKIVTACLPVEHVNQLTTEPATGPFSEIQSSLRDSEEEVDVVGDSSASKEQCNENTSNALDTSLENMPVSGEPESSSVLDCVSAQMMSLSEPQEHRYTLRTSPRRAAPTRGSPTKNSSPCRENGQFEENNLSPNETNATVSDNISESPTNPDEISQNERGIFCDSENYGSGGLSKPPSEARLNIGHLPSAKESANPHNTEEEDDDPDVYYFESDHVALKHNKDYQRLLQTIAVLEAQRSQAVQDLESLGRHQKEALKNPIGFVEKLQKKADIGLPYPQRVVQLPEIVWDQYTNSLGNFEREFKNRKRHTRRVKLVFDKVGLPARPKSPLDPKKDGESLSYSMLPLSDGPEGSNSRPQMIRGRLCDDTKPETFNQLWTVEEQKKLEQLLLKYPPEEVESRRWQKIADELGNRTAKQVASRVQKYFIKLTKAGIPVPGRTPNLYIYSKKSSTSRRQHPLNKHLFKPSTFMTSHEPPVYMDEDDDRSCFHSHMNTAVEEASDEESIPIVYRNLPEYKELLQFKKLKKQKLQQMQAESGFVQHVGFKCDNCGIEPIQGVRWHCQDCPPEMSLDFCDSCSDCLHETDIHKEDHQLEPVYRSETFLDRDYCVSQGTSYNYLDPNYFPANR